A region from the Lolium perenne isolate Kyuss_39 chromosome 4, Kyuss_2.0, whole genome shotgun sequence genome encodes:
- the LOC127326115 gene encoding uncharacterized protein encodes MSELGAGKGMTELKFRTSSKYPGYPCISVSVPGGLDFKKIQEVFFERSLLIAKSRPNDIFTQDPTPKSLRMAFYDLSPKLRPILQRDSVRSFLHLFVNNKGMTWSYTITSQTLTYMISHDALRCVKVILEGKVPRLNGQHANPNCINPYGYFPLHEAAERFSTDMIKLLFHHGASANVRTVGNDIIENLLPLHVAVENTCLHKYLEDNLFPYQNHRDYIYKIIHLLCMPEMKIFLDTVKLLAERTDNLVDEIWNYVKDGKLIHSAVLLLAAQAQLRGGCSSISNDNSKRVGFDIIMCCILKHLGTLRLEDKNANARKLLEEEIIFMVLIGHLVDIVSQDGEALSAYIQTHSEVPHMEVLGRVSSILKEYGFCPTEGIVDVNNLRPYDCITSNQELYHKGPMDSTKGVTGTDNLCAAEEVNAVEKKLRGGWDPTYTRRRFFPYWRSVLLARCFVHVYPPYATADASQPTVTTPVPGLKRPVFGIAPQLSRNCQSRRFFGTGASTARSALGCEDLRRSWGSSMDSNPIQNHNLSLLGRVGQLLTNNRQSGRHFGTAASILLKVARNA; translated from the coding sequence ATGTCGGAATTGGGCGCTGGCAAAGGAATGACGGAACTGAAATTTAGGACCAGTTCTAAGTACCCTGGGTATCCTTGCATTTCGGTTTCAGTTCCTGGAGGACTGGATTTCAAGAAGATTCAGGAGGTTTTTTTTGAACGGTCTCTTTTGATTGCCAAGTCCAGACCAAATGATATATTCACCCAAGATCCTACTCCTAAGTCGCTACGCATGGCCTTCTATGATCTATCTCCCAAACTGCGGCCCATCCTACAAAGAGATAGCGTCCGGTCCTTCCTCCACTTATTTGTGAACAACAAGGGCATGACATGGAGTTATACCATCACCTCACAGACCTTAACTTACATGATCAGTCATGATGCCCTACGATGTGTGAAAGTTATATTGGAGGGCAAGGTACCAAGGCTCAATGGACAGCATGCCAATCCCAACTGCATTAACCCATATGGATACTTCCCTCTCCATGAAGCTGCTGAAAGGTTTTCTACTGACATGATCAAGTTACTCTTTCATCATGGTGCATCAGCCAATGTACGCACAGTTGGGAATGACATCATTGAGAACCTACTCCCACTCCATGTTGCGGTCGAGAATACTTGCCTGCATAAGTATCTGGAGGATAATCTATTTCCATACCAGAATCATCGGGATTATATCTACAAGATTATCCATCTGCTATGCATGCCTGAAATGAAAATATTTTTGGACACAGTTAAACTGCTAGCAGAAAGAACAGATAATCTAGTTGATGAGATATGGAATTATGTGAAGGATGGGAAGCTTATCCATTCTGCAGTTTTACTTCTGGCAGCTCAAGCGCAACTCCGCGGGGGATGTTCCTCCATAAGCAATGACAATAGTAAGCGAGTTGGGTTTGATATCATCATGTGTTGTATATTGAAACATTTGGGTACCCTAAGATTGGAGGATAAGAATGCGAATGCACGGAAGCTGCTCGAGGAAGAGATAATATTTATGGTTCTTATAGGCCATCTTGTTGATATAGTATCCCAAGATGGTGAAGCCCTTTCTGCATACATTCAGACACATTCAGAGGTGCCTCACATGGAGGTTCTGGGACGGGTTTCTTCTATTCTCAAGGAGTATGGGTTTTGCCCAACTGAAGGAATCGTTGATGTTAACAACCTCCGCCCTTATGACTGCATAACGTCCAACCAAGAGTTATACCACAAAGGGCCTATGGATTCAACCAAGGGAGTTACAGGAACGGATAATCTCTGTGCTGCAGAGGAAGTAAATGCTGTGGAGAAGAAACTGCGTGGAGGATGGGATCCCACATACACAAGGAGAAGGTTCTTCCCTTATTGGAGATCAGTGCTACTGGCCAGGTGTTTTGTGCATGTGTATCCACCCTACGCAACAGCAGATGCCAGTCAACCTACTGTAACAACTCCTGTTCCAGGTCTTAAGCGTCCCGTGTTTGGAATAGCTCCACAGCTATCAAGAAATTGCCAGTCCAGAAGATTTTTTGGTACTGGTGCATCCACAGCTAGGTCTGCACTTGGTTGTGAAGACCTCCGTCGCTCTTGGGGTAGCTCAATGGACAGTAATCCAATTCAAAATCACAACCTTTCACTGCTGGGAAGAGTTGGGCAACTACTGACAAATAATCGTCAATCTGGAAGACATTTTGGTACTGCTGCGTCCATACTCTTGAAGGTGGCTAGGAATGCGTGA